In the genome of Amia ocellicauda isolate fAmiCal2 chromosome 3, fAmiCal2.hap1, whole genome shotgun sequence, one region contains:
- the slc25a20 gene encoding mitochondrial carnitine/acylcarnitine carrier protein produces the protein MSKQQQPISPVKNFFAGGFGGVCLVFAGHPLDTIKVRLQTQPKPAPGQALLYSGTFDCFRKTFVKEGVKGLYKGMAAPIIGVTPMFAVCFFGFGLGKKLQQRSHDDVLTYPQLFAAGMLSGVFTTAIMAPGERIKCLLQIQAASGEVKYAGPMDCVKQLYRQSGLKGIYKGTVLTLMRDVPASGMYFMTYEWLKNILTPEGRSPSELSVPSVLFAGGMAGIFNWAVAIPPDVLKSRYQTAPEGRYPHGFRDVLRELLREEGVASLYKGFTAVMLRAFPANAACFLGFEMAMKFLNWLAPDM, from the exons ATGTCgaagcagcagcagcccatAAGCCCGGTGAAGAACTTCTTCGCCGGGGGTTTCGGGGGCGTCTGCCTGGTGTTCGCCGGTCACCCCCTGGACACCATCAAG GTGCGGTTGCAGACGCAGCCCAAGCCGGCTCCAGGGCAGGCCCTGCTGTACAGCGGCACCTTCGACTGCTTCAGGAAAACCTTTGTTAAagag ggggTGAAGGGTCTGTATAAGGGCATGGCAGCCCCGATTATTGGGGTGACCCCGATGTTCGCAGTGTGTTTCTTCGGGTTTGGTCTGGGCAAGAAGCTGCAGCAGAGGAGCCACGATGACGTGCTGAC gtATCCTCAGCTGTTCGCTGCAGGTATGCTGTCGGGCGTGTTCACCACGGCCATCATGGCTCCAGGAGAGCGGATCAAGTGTCTCCTGCAG ATCCAGGCTGCCTCTGGGGAGGTGAAGTACGCCGGGCCGATGGACTGTGTGAAGCAGCTGTACAGACAGAGCGGCCTGAAGGGAATCTACAAGGGCACGGTGCTCACACTGATGAGag atGTTCCTGCCAGTGGGATGTACTTCATGACCTACGAGTGGCTGAAGAACATCTTGACCCCAGAGGGCAGGAG CCCCAGTGAGCTCAGCGTGCCCAGTGTGCTGTTTGCGGGGGGGATGGCAGGAATATTCAACTGGGCCGTGGCCATCCCACCCGACGTCCTCAAGTCCCGATACCAGACCG ctccagAGGGTCGCTATCCTCATGGATTCCGTGACGTCCTGAGGGAGCTGCTGCGTGAGGAGGGTGTGGCCTCGCTGTACAAGGGCTTCACCGCCGTCATGCTACGTGCCTTCCCTGCCAACGCT
- the arih2 gene encoding E3 ubiquitin-protein ligase ARIH2 isoform X2, with the protein MSVDMNSQASDSNEEDFGANSEEDDDEGGEEEEEEEEAGDIADYYEGVASDVEQQGADAFDPEEYLFTCLTYRESQRVLAEEVNTVAAALKVLPAVAKLVLVHFHWQVSEILEGFKVNSSQVLFEARVQPSTCKAVPPQSLQCGVCLQLVRKDSLLALPCQHSFCKACWEQHCTVLVKDGVGVGISCMAQDCSLRMPEDFVFPLLPSEELKDKYRRYLFRDYVESHFQLQLCPGADCPIVIQVQEPRARRVQCSRCSEVFCFKCRQMYHAPTDCGTIRKWLTKCADDSETANYISAHTKDCPKCNICIEKNGGCNHMQCSKCKHDFCWMCLGDWKTHGSEYYECSRYKENPDIVNQSQQAQAREALKKYLFYFERWENHNKSLQLEAQTYQRIQEKIQERVMNNLGTWIDWQYLQNAAKLLAKCRYTLQYTYPYAYYMESGPRKKLFEYQQAQLEAEIENLSWKVERADTYERGGVEGELSANDRGDLENQMHIAEQRRRTLLKDFHDT; encoded by the exons ATGTCCGTGGACATGAACAGCCAGGCCTCTGACAGCAACGAGGAAGACTTCGGCGCCAATTCCGAGGAAGATGACGACGAGGgcggggaggaagaggaggaggaggaggaggcgggcGACATCGCCGATTACTACGAGGGCGTGGCCAGCGATGTGGAGCAGCAGGGTGCGGACGCCTTTGACCCGGAGGAGTACCTGTTCACCTGCCTCACCTACCGAGAGAGCCAGAGGGTGCTGGCCGAGGAGGTCAACACAGTGGCTGCGGCTTTGAAG GTCCTGCCAGCTGTGGCGAAGTTGGTGCTTGTTCATTTCCACTGGCAGGTGTCTGAAATACTGGAAGG GTTTAAAGTGAATTCGTCTCAGGTCCTGTTTGAGGCCAGAGTTCAACCCAGCACCTGTAAAGCT GTCCCGCCCCAGTCTCTGCAGTGCGGTGTGTGTCTGCAGCTGGTCAGGAAGGACTCCCTGCTTGCTCTGCCCTGCCAGCACTCCTTCTGCAAGGCATGCTGGGAGCAGCACTGCACCGTCCTCGTGAAGGATGGCGTGGGAGTCG GTATCTCGTGCATGGCGCAGGACTGCTCACTGCGGATGCCAGAGGACTTTGTGTTTCCGCTGCTGCCCAGCGAGGAGCTGAAAGACAAATACAGACGCTACCTCTTCAGAGACTATGTGGAG agTCATTTCCAGCTGCAGCTGTGTCCAGGTGCTGACTGTCCGATTGTGATCCAGGTGCAGGAGCCGCGGGCGCGCAGAGTACAGTGCAGCCGCTGCAGCGAGGTCTTCTG TTTCAAGTGCCGGCAGATGTACCACGCCCCCACAGACTGCGGCACGATACGCAAGTGGCTGACCAAGTGTGCCGACGACTCTGAGACGGCCAACTACATCAGCGCCCACACTAAAGAC TGCCCCAAGTGCAATATCTGCATAGAGAAGAACGGAGGCTGTAACCACATG caaTGTTCTAAGTGTAAGCATG aTTTCTGCTGGATGTGTCTGGGTGACTGGAAGACCCACGGCAGTGAGTATTACGAATGCAGCCGCTACAAGGAGAACCCTGACATCGTCAACCAGAGCCAGCAGGCCCAGGCCAGGGAGGCGCTGAAGAAATACCTCTTCTACTTCGAGAGG tgGGAGAACCACAATAAGAGTCTGCAGCTGGAGGCTCAGACATACCAGCGCATCCAGGAGAAGATCCAGGAGCGAGTGATGAACAACCTGGGCACCTGGATCGACTGGCAGTACCTTCAGAACGCTGCCAAGCTGCTGGCCAAG TGCCGCTACACCCTTCAGTATACCTACCCCTACGCTTACTACATGGAGTCTGGCCCACGCAAGAAACTG TTTGAGTACCAGCAGGCGCAGCTGGAGGCCGAGATCGAGAACCTGTCCTGGAAGGTGGAGAGGGCGGACACCTACGAGAGAGGAGGGGTAGAGGGGGAGCTGAGCGCCAACGACCGCGGG gaTCTGGAGAATCAGATGCACATCGCAGAGCAGCGCAGACGAACACTGCTGAAGGACTTCCATGACACCTga
- the arih2 gene encoding E3 ubiquitin-protein ligase ARIH2 isoform X1: MSVDMNSQASDSNEEDFGANSEEDDDEGGEEEEEEEEAGDIADYYEGVASDVEQQGADAFDPEEYLFTCLTYRESQRVLAEEVNTVAAALKVLPAVAKLVLVHFHWQVSEILEGFKVNSSQVLFEARVQPSTCKAVPPQSLQCGVCLQLVRKDSLLALPCQHSFCKACWEQHCTVLVKDGVGVGISCMAQDCSLRMPEDFVFPLLPSEELKDKYRRYLFRDYVESHFQLQLCPGADCPIVIQVQEPRARRVQCSRCSEVFCFKCRQMYHAPTDCGTIRKWLTKCADDSETANYISAHTKDCPKCNICIEKNGGCNHMQCSKCKHDFCWMCLGDWKTHGSEYYECSRYKENPDIVNQSQQAQAREALKKYLFYFERWENHNKSLQLEAQTYQRIQEKIQERVMNNLGTWIDWQYLQNAAKLLAKCRYTLQYTYPYAYYMESGPRKKLFEYQQAQLEAEIENLSWKVERADTYERGGVEGELSANDRGVRGDLENQMHIAEQRRRTLLKDFHDT; this comes from the exons ATGTCCGTGGACATGAACAGCCAGGCCTCTGACAGCAACGAGGAAGACTTCGGCGCCAATTCCGAGGAAGATGACGACGAGGgcggggaggaagaggaggaggaggaggaggcgggcGACATCGCCGATTACTACGAGGGCGTGGCCAGCGATGTGGAGCAGCAGGGTGCGGACGCCTTTGACCCGGAGGAGTACCTGTTCACCTGCCTCACCTACCGAGAGAGCCAGAGGGTGCTGGCCGAGGAGGTCAACACAGTGGCTGCGGCTTTGAAG GTCCTGCCAGCTGTGGCGAAGTTGGTGCTTGTTCATTTCCACTGGCAGGTGTCTGAAATACTGGAAGG GTTTAAAGTGAATTCGTCTCAGGTCCTGTTTGAGGCCAGAGTTCAACCCAGCACCTGTAAAGCT GTCCCGCCCCAGTCTCTGCAGTGCGGTGTGTGTCTGCAGCTGGTCAGGAAGGACTCCCTGCTTGCTCTGCCCTGCCAGCACTCCTTCTGCAAGGCATGCTGGGAGCAGCACTGCACCGTCCTCGTGAAGGATGGCGTGGGAGTCG GTATCTCGTGCATGGCGCAGGACTGCTCACTGCGGATGCCAGAGGACTTTGTGTTTCCGCTGCTGCCCAGCGAGGAGCTGAAAGACAAATACAGACGCTACCTCTTCAGAGACTATGTGGAG agTCATTTCCAGCTGCAGCTGTGTCCAGGTGCTGACTGTCCGATTGTGATCCAGGTGCAGGAGCCGCGGGCGCGCAGAGTACAGTGCAGCCGCTGCAGCGAGGTCTTCTG TTTCAAGTGCCGGCAGATGTACCACGCCCCCACAGACTGCGGCACGATACGCAAGTGGCTGACCAAGTGTGCCGACGACTCTGAGACGGCCAACTACATCAGCGCCCACACTAAAGAC TGCCCCAAGTGCAATATCTGCATAGAGAAGAACGGAGGCTGTAACCACATG caaTGTTCTAAGTGTAAGCATG aTTTCTGCTGGATGTGTCTGGGTGACTGGAAGACCCACGGCAGTGAGTATTACGAATGCAGCCGCTACAAGGAGAACCCTGACATCGTCAACCAGAGCCAGCAGGCCCAGGCCAGGGAGGCGCTGAAGAAATACCTCTTCTACTTCGAGAGG tgGGAGAACCACAATAAGAGTCTGCAGCTGGAGGCTCAGACATACCAGCGCATCCAGGAGAAGATCCAGGAGCGAGTGATGAACAACCTGGGCACCTGGATCGACTGGCAGTACCTTCAGAACGCTGCCAAGCTGCTGGCCAAG TGCCGCTACACCCTTCAGTATACCTACCCCTACGCTTACTACATGGAGTCTGGCCCACGCAAGAAACTG TTTGAGTACCAGCAGGCGCAGCTGGAGGCCGAGATCGAGAACCTGTCCTGGAAGGTGGAGAGGGCGGACACCTACGAGAGAGGAGGGGTAGAGGGGGAGCTGAGCGCCAACGACCGCGGGGTGAGAGGG gaTCTGGAGAATCAGATGCACATCGCAGAGCAGCGCAGACGAACACTGCTGAAGGACTTCCATGACACCTga